Part of the Antedon mediterranea chromosome 6, ecAntMedi1.1, whole genome shotgun sequence genome, acaCAAATTTTATTCTACACATTAAAAACTTTATTAAATcaatgtattgcataaataaatATCCTCAAACCAAATGAAGAATTAAGTTTTGCTAAAAAATTTGAACACAATTGTAGTGAGTTTTGTAGCCAGCTGTTTGTTTATCCCAAGTGACTCTACTACTAGTCTCTCATAACATAGCTTGTTTTATTGTTCATGGAAGTGTATTCAATACAATGCTTAAACAATATGGTATCTGCAAATATCATCTGGTGTTCCAGAAAATTTGTACAAACACAATACTACTAAAAACAAGAATAAATGATTATCCAAGAAAccaattgtttgtatttatttaaatttaaaaatagattgGGAAAAAAATCTTTCCACAGCACATTGATAATCAGCAGACATTTCATAACATTTTACATGAGAGTATCAATGATGTAGTATCCTACTTTTTTCAAAACTTGAATACATAACttacaattttaaatactgtagtacaaaaatgtaaaatacagTACAGCACTCGACAAAGTGCATTACATTTAGTGATTTAGGACAGTGCCAAATCTGTTAAACTTcacttaaacaatttaaaaacaagtACAATTGCCACCAAAACAATCAAATCTCATTTCACATCCCTCTGTCTGAAAAATGCTTGCTTGTTAAAATTTACAAGCAATGGTTAGCCTTCATGTCATTAAAAACTCAGTTCGTCTATCTTGATTCTCTTTCGCTTATACCTCATATGTGCAGGGCCCGAACCTTGCAATACCCATTATGCAATGTCTGATTTGTTAGCTTATCAGTCGATCAATCTCTCTCCGCATATTTCTCCTCGCTTGCACTTCATATTTGTCTCGAAAAACTTGAGTTGCATATATATTTGGAAGTTTCAGAAAACCCTGTAAAAGCTGTGAAATGTTAAATAACATGAATGTTAGATTAACTTGAATGATTGCATTTCAACAAATGACACTAAAATGATCTTAGTATAAACCAAAAGAcatctctaaagctctgtctacactatcaaactttatgtgaaaaaaaaaatgtgatgtgtccatatatgagcatgACGATGTTGtattactatcatatttgggtacataacacttttttttcaaactagtttgatagtgtagacagagcttaagagatgcattaaaaaagtaaataaaaaaataattcctTTTATGTAGTACATTATATAGTAAACCTTTCCAAAAGcacccaaaaccagactttccTTGAGGTCCAAAAGAAAACTAtaccagcccaaaggtgtccagtattggTAGAGATTGTGATTACCTTTGTCCGCCTTTCCTTATAAGTATCCACAGCAACATGTATATATTCAGATCTGATCTGATCTGAATATTCATCATACTCATCGTCTGCCAATCCCAAGACATGCATGTCGGCATCAAGAAAATAGTACTTGTCCTCATTTGCATACCTGGGTacaaatacatacatttttaaattacattcttttaatattttgaaagcTTTCAATTTCATTGAGTATGAAGCTGTgaggtaaatattattatagtttaaattaatattgaaatgtatctgttgagccttgtctacactatcaaactttatgtgcccatatatggacatcatgatgtcatttcactaccatatttaaacatatcactaccatatttgggcatattatgGGGTTATTTAGCAGGACAATATGCATCACCGGTATTTTTGTACCTACATGTTAGGTGTCAGGTGGACATGCGTTATATGGCTTCTTGTCATCAAGATCCAATTAAACACATCGGTGATGTCACATGATGGAGCTTCAGGTAAACATTCTGCGGCAAAAGCTTCAAACATCTTGGCGCTTTCTTCCTCATTCTTGGATGATTTGGGATCGTAAATTATGCTGTGTgaataaaaatctaatttttatttctacttttctactaggcctacattcaattaatacatatttttagttattattcattataatttGTAGTGTGTGATCATTAGAAATCAttgcataaaatatattaatatattattattaattttaaatttattttgtttgtgaaaacttttaagcACAAGAGCGCCATCTATCTATTTCGCTCTTCTTCTTGTGCGCATGCTGTTggttttttaccaaaaaatgcaAGAGCGCCATCTATTTATTTCGCTCACTACTATACATTATACACGGCGGACTCACTTGCTGTTCGAACAtgatatcttattattattatatggaaAACGAATAAAAAACTGCCAAAGGAAACTTAACAATTCTGAAAAACAACAGATATTGCTTTAAAACCTACTCATGAAAAAATACACTCCAATAAACCAAGTCTGGTCTCTTGAGCTCCGACAAAACCCTGCTTATTTCTTCGTTCAATTTGCCAATGTGATGCAACGTGTGGTAATAGCGACCATCTTCTGAATACCGTGCTTCAAGAAGTGACCACCATCGCTCGCTCAGAGTACTTTCGACAGAACATTCCGAACATAAATCTTCCCACTTACTTCTGATGACGTTTAAATCAAATTTGTAAGTATCCATTACCAGATAAACATCTAATTTTAGAGTTAAGACAATGTTTAATAACTGTAACTGTATTTTTATACACCGTCGTACAAACCTCTGAATGTTTTCTTCAATTACGCCCTCTATCGGTATGCTTAAAAGCAGTAAAATCGAATGGGGTTTTCCCCACACACGAGGCTTTATGTATTTTTCCGATACTAGATTCAAGACATACAatctaataaattaattaattgataaagaccacattttatttaaagatatatttcttccaaaaacatgaaaaatgccatatttaatttttaaaaatactttgaataggccatttcgcagttttTCAATaccgtagaaaaaaaactaacaaaaattatattattatattataaaaagacaaaataagcGGTTAAATTCAACCGAAAACCTATTTACTATTTTTCGCTCTAAATTACagttttgatccaatttttgggtCTAAACGTGAATAACTATTACATAAAATTAATGGcacattaaaaaacaaagtGGGCAATATAAACAACTTTGAATCCAGAATAAGACAAAACACATAGTGCAAAGACAATAGACATGCGCTAACAATAGGTAGTATAGTAGTATAAATTACTTTAATGACTGCGAGTCGCGCTTTCTGGCGgtttattatcataataatatcGAACATTTATAAAGCGTTTTGTGTACATTCCGTCATAAGACCAGTAAGCAGCATAATCAATATTAGTTACATAACTGTATACAACTTGCACAAGGTTACATAACATGTCAAAGGGACTCACTGTTTCTATTTAAAAATCGTGAAAGAACGGTTTCTTAATTGAACCGGTTTAATACAAAAAATTGCGTTTATTTGCTCCGCGAAACCTGTTTTAAAAACCAGTATGATGATCGATATCGGAATTCAATTTAAAACCGAATTAAAAATCAATTCGATAAAATAAATTTCACTTTAAATGGGAAGAATAATTAATTCCAAACATGTTTAGATAATGCGTTAGACTTGCCCCAggtctgtatttttttaaatttcgatttttgtcaaccacaagtagtatacgtatgaaacgccatatgtgccaaaatatttatctttttactaataattaagtcaaaactccgtctggaacccagactagtaATGTATGTAGTAGAGATGGTATATCTATTATGCATAACATGCTGGACGGTCCCTAGGCCTACATAGTAAAAGATCATTTTATTTAAGATGAAGCGATAATTAAAATTGAACGCGGCATTGTTTTTCACCTGATTAGTAATATTTAAAAGGgaaattatttgattataaaaaaaaccattaccATCTGGACAAGCTTATATAAAATACCAAATAAGGAAATTCCATCCTAAATTGTCAACTGATCCATAATTCCATAGATTTACTTTAAGTTGATCACAATGTATATCCCAAACGTTAAAGGTGAAGGCCGactttccactaggcgaatttgtttgcGCGAATCATCGAAAGCGTCATCTTATACGCATCATGTGAGAGGGATTTGAAGGATGGAGACGTGAATACGCATGCGAGGCCTATAAGTTGATGCAAGCGCcgcaagtaggcctaatttgaccaatcacgacgcgatagATCATCTGAACTGTTGCACGCATGCGTTTATTTTTCTCCATGGTTGATTGAATGCAAccgttttgtaatttttattagcGAAATAATTTGTTAGTTAGGCAAAGGTGAATAAGTTgagtaaaactaaaaaataaattgtattcattttgtttgtgCAAATGTTGATAGTGTCTCTCTGCTACagaaatattgttaatttttttagtatGATGTTCTGGATACTATACTTTTATCTTCTTATTCcattatattgatttttaaccttttatttctttttatgtacGCCTATTTATTTACTATAATTCCTATTTACGATagtgtattttaaaatcaaatacaTGACAGTAATTGATATGTTTTtacaacaatatatttaaagGTCAGGCTGATGCTATCTAATTGAAGCAGGTTGATACAAAGAGAGTGatgataaatattgttattataatttattgttataataacaaTGTTGATCGATTCCAGGGAACTACGGATATGAAAGAAAAATGCGCGATTTCTAATGGTTATTCgactttgttgttttattaaaaaaacaacgaATTATCACATGAAATAGAttcttttcgaaaaaaaaagtcACATCCGACTGTTGATGGATCATTGTACATCATGATATGTCTAGTCTGTCATTAAACGGCGCATCTCAACATGTACTTGCTACTGCGCCTGCAGCGCGTTGACAATTTTATCCAATTAGAATGCTCTATCTAAAAAGCATGGCAGCTCCTTGAATTTCTTGAAGCATAATAACGGAAGCAGTGATGTAAGCGGTGTCTAGGTAAAGCCAGGGCTTTGAACCTGTTCTTGCTTGGACTTATAACCCCAAAACAACATGTAGCGTGAAGGTTCACTCAGGGATTGTCTTCAAAATGTATTCTAGAGACGACGAATGAGATTGATAAAAGGTTGATTACGTTGTTGTCAGTGTACTGATGGTGTTTTTGAAAATCAATCTAATTAATGCAGCACACACAGTTATTATGATATATTGtgtaaagctctgcctacactatcaaactttatatatgACAcataaatatgatgtgcccatatatggacatgatgatgtcacatcactaccatatttgagcatatcactaccatatttgggcacatcacacttttttggtcaaacttgtttgatagtgtagacagagctttactttcgTATTGGTTTTAAATGAACTCGAATCGCGAAGAGTGTGTTTTGTAACATTATACTTGATGCATATTAATGTGATCATCAAGTAAGTTATTTCAAATTttgaatacaattattttaattaatttgatttctaAGATCATGTTGGCATGAAATTTGCAATTAAAAGTCGAAcgaagaaaaaagaaatttcaaatattattacCAGAGAAAACTTTATTCATTATTCACAAAGACATATTC contains:
- the LOC140051672 gene encoding uncharacterized protein — encoded protein: MDTYKFDLNVIRSKWEDLCSECSVESTLSERWWSLLEARYSEDGRYYHTLHHIGKLNEEISRVLSELKRPDLVYWSVFFHDIIYDPKSSKNEEESAKMFEAFAAECLPEAPSCDITDVFNWILMTRSHITHVHLTPNMYANEDKYYFLDADMHVLGLADDEYDEYSDQIRSEYIHVAVDTYKERRTKLLQGFLKLPNIYATQVFRDKYEVQARRNMRREIDRLIS